The Mauremys reevesii isolate NIE-2019 linkage group 1, ASM1616193v1, whole genome shotgun sequence genome has a segment encoding these proteins:
- the TSPAN33 gene encoding tetraspanin-33 isoform X2: MPRRLAGPPAGPYGEDFSFVSPLMISMVMVAVGIYARLMKHAEAAMACLAVDPAILLIVVGILMFLITFCGCIGSLRENICLLQTFSICLTIVFLLQLAAGVLGFVFSDKARGKVSEIINNAVVHYRDDLDLQNLIDYGQKEFSCCGGVSYKDWSQNMYFNCTADNPSRERCSVPYSCCLRAADQAVINTMCGQGMQAMNYLEASEFIYTNGCIDKLVNWIHSNLFLLGGIALGLAIPQLVGILLSQILINQIKDQIKLQLYNQQHRADPWF, from the exons ATGATCTCGATGGTGATGGTGGCCGTAGGCATCTACGCCAGGCTGATGAAGCACGCAG AGGCAGCCATGGCCTGCCTCGCGGTGGATCCCGCCATCCTGCTCATCGTGGTCGGCATCCTgatgttcctgatcaccttctgcGGCTGCATCGGCTCCCTGCGTGAGAACATCTGCCTGCTGCAGACG ttCTCAATCTGCCTAACCATAGTCTTCCTGCTGCAGCTGGCAGCTGGAGTGCTGGGCTTTGTCTTCTCTGACAAG GCACGCGGGAAGGTGAGCGAGATCATCAACAATGCCGTCGTGCATTACCGGGACGACCTGGACCTGCAGAACCTCATCGACTATGGGCAGAAGGAG TTCAGTTGCTGTGGGGGTGTCTCCTACAAGGACTGGTCCCAAAACATGTATTTCAACTGCACTGCTGACAACCCCAGTAGGGAGCGCTGTTCTGTGCCTTATTCCTGCTGCCTGCGTGCAGCTGACCAG GCCGTCATCAACACCATGTGTGGCCAGGGGATGCAGGCCATGAACTACCTGGAGGCCAGCGAGTTCATCTACACCAACGGCTGCATCGACAAGCTGGTGAACTGGATCCACAGCAACCTCTTCCTGCTGGGGGGCATCGCGCTGGGCTTGGCCATCCCACAG CTGGTGGGAATCCTGCTCTCCCAGATCCTCATCAACCAGATCAAAGACCAGATCAAGCTGCAGCTCTACAACCAGCAGCACCGAGCAGATCCTTGGTTCTGA